One Bradyrhizobium sp. ISRA464 genomic window carries:
- a CDS encoding N-6 DNA methylase, whose product MARFRRDLTSALIFDAIEVEGALISPAMLALIAQHQAGGQTEADYCVPKGLSLRDEIARYFRIGQAIFRELTASDAPSPTTTLNFVEKLLRDVFGFTDIARVGARVLQERQFTISLEALGGRVPVTVVPATDDLDRPSAQLLTDGQRRSASSALQNWLNASDSALWGLCSNGLLLRLVRDNASLTRPAFVEADLRRIFEGDAFADFAALWLLIHASRFGAPGTLPSDCGLERWRDAGQKQGVAARDKLRDGVEDALLSLGTGFLSHPDNGALRGRLQSGDLPLPEFFGELLRLVYRLIFLFAAEDRDLLHQPGTAVGARQLYAKGYSVGALRGRAVKRAAWDRYHDRWEGLLITFAALIRGEKRLGLPALAGLFAHDVIPNLENSRLANRNLMEAIFRLAWLRDESGLMPVNWRDMETEELGSVYESLLELTPQLSDDGWALAFAEGGAAKGHARKTTGSYYTPDNLVQALLDSALDPVLDRVEAETNDSSKALLAVTVLDPACGSGHFLLAAARRIATRLARVRTGGLATPADYRHALRDVARACVYGVDRNPMAVELTKVALWIETVEPGKPLGFLDANIRCGDALIGVFDLTALEKGIPDPAYKPLAGDDRETAKHFEKNNKAERDGQGTLDFAVGSGRLPAATPIAGEAKALRAMPEDSPEEIVAKRKQFDVALSDPRRWRLRVAADLYISAFFKTKIGGVPINRNTATIPTTAHVWEALAGRMPYDPLVGRAQVLAGHAGAFHWPLEFPDIIAAGGFDVVLGNPPWERVKLQEQEFFAARDPEIATAPNASARGRLIEKLKDAAPGTRERALYEEFETAKRTAEASSVFARVPVEDGGRFPLTGRGDVNTYALFTELFANLTSTRGRAGVIVPTGIATDATTAPFFAALVSQERLAQLIDFENRDAIFPAVHRSYKFSLLTIGRHVKQSHFVFFLTEPRQLAERERRFTLSTNDIAHINPNTKTAPIFRSRADAELTAKIYARVPVLSDETKAKDGNPWGMSFHTRIWHMAEDSEWFRTAAQLHKAGFVRDGSHWDPPIGARPRQSALALAGGHDNRSLALKGGSPGRDRERYVPLYEAKMIHQFDHRWATYDAGDSRDTTVAEKTDPDFEPTPRYWVPEREVADRLTHQGWTRGWLMGWRDIARATDERTLISDVIPAFGSGDKFLLMFPVAEPAKCAALLASLNSLACDFVARQKIGATSFKLYLIKQIPILPPSFYTPADLSFITPRVLELTYTSHSMAPFARDLGYDGPPFNWDEDRRARLRAELDAFYARAYGLTRDELRYVLDPTDVKGPDYPSETFRVLKKNETARYGEYRTARLVLQVWDRLERGELTT is encoded by the coding sequence ATGGCACGATTTCGCAGAGATCTTACTTCCGCGCTGATCTTCGATGCTATCGAGGTGGAAGGTGCGCTGATTTCTCCGGCCATGCTGGCGCTCATCGCACAGCATCAGGCGGGAGGGCAGACCGAGGCGGACTATTGTGTGCCGAAAGGTCTCTCACTCAGAGACGAGATTGCCCGCTATTTCCGCATCGGTCAGGCTATATTCCGAGAGCTTACTGCAAGCGACGCCCCCTCCCCCACGACAACGCTCAATTTTGTCGAAAAGCTTTTGCGCGACGTGTTCGGCTTCACCGACATCGCTCGGGTCGGCGCACGTGTCCTGCAGGAGCGCCAATTCACAATCTCCCTCGAGGCCCTTGGGGGCCGCGTACCGGTGACGGTGGTCCCGGCAACGGACGACCTGGATCGGCCAAGCGCCCAGCTACTGACCGATGGACAAAGACGCTCTGCCTCGTCGGCGCTCCAGAATTGGTTGAATGCTTCTGACTCTGCGCTGTGGGGTTTGTGTAGCAACGGCCTACTACTACGTCTCGTGCGCGACAATGCGAGTCTCACGCGGCCTGCCTTTGTCGAGGCTGATCTGCGACGCATCTTCGAAGGCGATGCCTTTGCGGATTTCGCCGCCCTATGGTTGCTCATCCATGCCAGCCGTTTTGGAGCTCCAGGGACCCTGCCGAGCGACTGTGGGCTCGAACGGTGGCGTGACGCAGGCCAAAAGCAAGGCGTGGCGGCGCGGGATAAGCTACGAGACGGGGTCGAGGACGCCCTGTTGAGCCTCGGTACCGGTTTTCTGTCGCATCCCGACAATGGCGCGCTACGTGGGCGATTGCAGAGCGGCGACCTGCCGCTCCCCGAGTTTTTCGGCGAGCTGCTTCGCCTAGTTTATCGGCTGATCTTTCTGTTCGCCGCCGAGGATCGCGATCTCCTCCACCAGCCTGGCACGGCAGTCGGCGCTCGTCAGCTTTACGCCAAGGGCTATTCGGTGGGCGCGCTGCGCGGCCGTGCGGTTAAGCGCGCAGCCTGGGACCGGTACCACGACCGCTGGGAAGGATTGTTGATCACCTTTGCCGCGCTTATCCGAGGCGAGAAGCGGTTAGGTTTGCCGGCACTTGCTGGCCTATTTGCGCACGACGTAATCCCGAATTTGGAGAATTCGCGCCTCGCCAACCGCAACCTCATGGAGGCAATTTTTCGTCTCGCCTGGCTACGCGACGAATCCGGATTGATGCCGGTAAACTGGCGCGACATGGAGACGGAAGAGCTTGGCTCGGTCTACGAAAGTCTGCTCGAACTCACCCCGCAATTGAGCGATGACGGGTGGGCGCTGGCGTTCGCCGAAGGCGGTGCAGCCAAGGGGCACGCCCGCAAGACGACCGGCAGCTACTATACGCCCGATAATCTGGTGCAGGCGTTGCTCGACAGCGCGCTCGATCCGGTCCTTGACCGGGTCGAGGCCGAAACAAACGACTCCTCGAAGGCTCTACTCGCCGTAACTGTACTCGATCCGGCCTGTGGGTCGGGCCACTTTCTGCTCGCCGCCGCGCGGCGAATCGCCACCCGATTGGCTCGCGTTCGCACCGGTGGTCTAGCGACCCCGGCCGATTATCGGCACGCGCTCCGCGACGTAGCGCGCGCCTGCGTCTATGGTGTGGACCGCAACCCGATGGCGGTCGAATTGACTAAGGTTGCGCTGTGGATCGAGACGGTCGAGCCCGGCAAGCCGCTCGGCTTTCTCGACGCCAACATTCGCTGTGGCGATGCGCTAATCGGTGTCTTTGACCTCACAGCGCTGGAGAAGGGTATCCCCGATCCCGCCTACAAACCACTAGCGGGTGACGACAGGGAAACAGCGAAGCATTTCGAGAAGAACAATAAGGCCGAACGTGATGGCCAAGGCACTCTCGACTTTGCTGTTGGATCGGGCCGGCTCCCGGCCGCGACGCCGATTGCCGGCGAGGCGAAAGCCCTTCGAGCGATGCCAGAAGACAGCCCCGAAGAGATCGTGGCCAAGCGCAAGCAATTCGATGTCGCGCTCAGCGATCCGCGCCGCTGGCGTTTGCGGGTCGCTGCTGATCTTTACATCTCTGCATTTTTTAAGACCAAGATCGGGGGCGTTCCGATCAACCGCAACACGGCCACGATTCCGACGACGGCGCATGTCTGGGAGGCGCTCGCCGGCCGCATGCCCTATGATCCGCTGGTCGGTCGTGCGCAGGTCTTGGCCGGGCACGCGGGGGCCTTCCACTGGCCGCTGGAATTTCCTGATATTATAGCGGCGGGCGGCTTCGACGTCGTGCTTGGCAATCCACCTTGGGAGCGCGTCAAACTCCAAGAGCAGGAGTTCTTTGCTGCACGCGATCCCGAAATCGCAACCGCGCCGAACGCATCTGCGCGCGGCAGGTTAATCGAAAAGCTCAAGGACGCCGCACCCGGTACGCGAGAGCGAGCGCTGTACGAGGAGTTCGAGACAGCCAAGCGCACAGCCGAGGCTTCATCGGTCTTTGCCCGCGTTCCAGTGGAAGACGGTGGCCGCTTTCCGCTCACCGGCCGCGGCGACGTGAACACCTACGCGCTGTTTACCGAATTGTTCGCAAACCTCACGTCCACCCGCGGACGCGCCGGCGTGATCGTGCCTACCGGCATTGCGACTGACGCGACCACTGCCCCGTTCTTCGCTGCACTTGTGAGTCAAGAGCGATTGGCGCAACTGATCGATTTCGAGAACCGTGATGCGATCTTTCCGGCAGTTCATCGAAGCTACAAGTTCAGTCTTCTGACCATCGGCCGCCACGTCAAACAGAGTCATTTTGTCTTCTTCCTGACTGAGCCGCGTCAGCTCGCCGAACGCGAGCGCCGCTTCACTCTCTCCACCAACGACATCGCCCACATCAATCCGAATACCAAGACAGCACCTATCTTTCGCTCGCGGGCCGATGCCGAGCTGACGGCGAAAATCTACGCGCGCGTACCGGTGTTGAGCGATGAAACGAAGGCCAAGGACGGCAATCCCTGGGGCATGTCCTTCCACACCCGAATTTGGCACATGGCAGAGGACTCGGAATGGTTCCGCACCGCTGCGCAATTGCACAAAGCAGGCTTTGTGCGCGACGGCAGCCATTGGGACCCGCCGATAGGCGCGCGGCCGCGCCAGAGCGCGCTTGCGCTTGCAGGCGGGCACGACAACCGCAGTCTCGCTTTGAAGGGCGGATCGCCAGGCCGCGACCGGGAGCGCTACGTGCCGCTCTATGAAGCCAAGATGATCCACCAGTTTGATCATCGCTGGGCGACCTATGACGCTGGCGACAGCCGCGACACGACCGTCGCCGAGAAGACCGATCCTGATTTCGAGCCGACCCCGCGCTATTGGGTGCCCGAACGCGAGGTCGCTGATCGCCTAACCCATCAGGGGTGGACGCGAGGCTGGCTCATGGGCTGGCGGGACATCGCGCGCGCAACGGACGAACGAACATTGATATCGGACGTAATTCCAGCGTTTGGATCAGGGGACAAGTTCCTCTTAATGTTTCCTGTTGCTGAGCCGGCTAAATGCGCCGCCTTGTTAGCATCCCTGAATAGCTTGGCATGCGATTTTGTGGCGAGACAAAAAATTGGCGCCACGTCGTTCAAGCTTTACCTTATTAAGCAGATTCCTATTCTTCCACCTTCCTTTTACACCCCCGCCGATCTCTCCTTCATCACACCGCGCGTGCTCGAGCTCACTTACACCAGCCATTCTATGGCGCCGTTCGCGCGCGACCTCGGCTATGACGGCCCTCCATTCAATTGGGATGAGGACCGCCGCGCACGGCTGCGGGCCGAGCTCGACGCCTTCTACGCCCGGGCCTATGGGCTTACACGCGACGAGCTTCGCTACGTCCTCGATCCCACTGACGTCAAGGGCCCGGACTATCCGTCGGAGACTTTCCGTGTTCTGAAGAAGAATGAGACTGCGAGATACGGCGAATATCGTACCGCGCGGCTTGTGCTGCAGGTTTGGGATCGTCTGGAACGTGGAGAGCTTACGACATGA
- a CDS encoding DUF262 domain-containing protein: protein MTKISELLDDIRTQDLVLPEFQREYVWTLDQAKQLLVSLVKGYPVGGLLIWKTDRPPELKNVARLPDKMGTVQVLLDGQQRLTTLHMLLTGAIPAYYREEDILSDPRELYFNLESGEFQYYQSSRMHGDPMWRRVVDCFVDNSIDPIGIAMESGRESAIVPKLAQQLNKNLNLLRAIKDVNLPAQVVPQHAELEEAIDIFDRINSQGTKLTDAELALTHVTAKWPQARRALKEKMTFCADRDFDFNLTFMTRALVTSVTGRALYELIHPRPLGELQSGWKTLSNVLDYLMNLLPKTAHVHGTDDLSTTNALIPIIAYLARSNGVFPDQKSAQHALNWLYSALVWARYGSQTDQRLEADLSIVAKEVEPWSALRANIIEQRGRIDVKSDDFEGRTAQHPLYRMVYILMKAHGAFDWFNGVPLGKTVGTSYAIHSHHIFPQALLYRSGLDADNHVHRQMVNEIANRAFLTAVSNIPLSDTEPSAYLPTIEEKYPGALKKQFIPMDPALWRVDRYEDFLNARRELLSLKLNEYLDSLIAEPDEVKHRPIAELVKLGESSVLEFKSTLQWDVTQKQANKGLRRECLKTIAAFMNSDGGTLLIGVEDNGNVLGLSHDFSLFGGSRDRFEQTLVNIIFEAIGAAFGPYYRIRFEPIDDKLVCVVEVDPVRDGGVFVKTEKGNEFFVRQGNTTRSLDPAETHDYLKTR from the coding sequence GTGACGAAGATTAGTGAGTTACTTGACGATATTCGAACCCAAGATCTGGTTCTGCCCGAGTTTCAGCGCGAATATGTTTGGACCTTAGATCAGGCAAAGCAACTATTGGTGTCCCTTGTAAAGGGATATCCAGTTGGAGGCCTTTTGATCTGGAAAACGGATCGACCACCCGAATTGAAGAATGTTGCAAGGCTCCCAGACAAGATGGGAACTGTTCAGGTTCTGCTTGATGGGCAGCAACGCCTGACCACGCTTCATATGCTGCTCACCGGAGCAATACCCGCCTACTACCGCGAAGAAGATATTCTAAGTGATCCGCGGGAGCTGTATTTCAATCTAGAGAGTGGCGAATTTCAATACTATCAAAGTTCACGGATGCACGGCGATCCGATGTGGCGACGGGTTGTCGATTGCTTCGTAGATAACAGCATCGACCCCATCGGCATCGCAATGGAAAGCGGGCGTGAAAGCGCTATCGTTCCAAAACTTGCCCAACAACTCAACAAGAACCTGAACTTGTTGCGAGCGATTAAGGACGTCAATCTTCCCGCTCAAGTTGTCCCGCAACATGCAGAGCTGGAGGAAGCGATTGATATTTTCGATCGGATCAATAGCCAGGGTACCAAGCTGACTGATGCCGAGCTAGCACTTACGCACGTAACAGCGAAATGGCCCCAGGCACGACGCGCGTTAAAGGAGAAGATGACCTTTTGCGCAGATCGGGATTTTGATTTTAATCTTACCTTCATGACACGCGCACTTGTGACGAGCGTCACGGGTCGCGCGCTTTATGAACTGATTCATCCGAGACCATTGGGGGAATTACAAAGCGGCTGGAAGACCCTCAGCAACGTGCTCGACTACCTGATGAACTTGTTGCCTAAAACGGCGCATGTGCACGGCACCGACGATCTGAGCACAACCAACGCCCTGATTCCAATCATCGCGTACCTGGCCCGAAGCAATGGCGTGTTTCCAGATCAGAAATCAGCGCAGCATGCGCTCAATTGGTTGTACTCAGCTCTTGTGTGGGCGCGGTATGGATCTCAGACGGATCAACGCCTGGAAGCGGACTTGTCGATCGTTGCCAAGGAAGTAGAGCCATGGTCGGCGCTTCGCGCCAACATCATCGAGCAACGTGGCAGGATCGATGTAAAGTCAGACGACTTTGAAGGCCGCACTGCACAACACCCATTGTATCGAATGGTATACATCCTGATGAAGGCCCACGGCGCATTCGATTGGTTCAATGGAGTGCCGTTGGGTAAGACGGTTGGAACGTCATATGCGATCCATAGCCATCATATCTTCCCCCAAGCGCTGCTGTATCGTTCGGGACTGGATGCCGACAATCACGTACATCGGCAGATGGTCAATGAAATTGCAAATCGTGCCTTCCTCACGGCAGTTAGCAACATCCCACTCTCCGATACAGAGCCAAGCGCCTATCTCCCTACGATTGAAGAAAAATATCCCGGTGCGCTTAAGAAGCAGTTCATACCCATGGATCCGGCGCTCTGGCGCGTGGATCGGTACGAAGACTTCTTGAATGCGAGACGTGAACTCCTGTCGCTCAAGCTGAATGAATATCTCGACAGCCTGATCGCTGAGCCCGACGAGGTCAAACATCGCCCTATTGCCGAACTGGTTAAGCTTGGCGAAAGCTCCGTCCTGGAGTTCAAGAGCACCCTACAATGGGATGTTACTCAGAAGCAGGCGAACAAAGGGCTGCGCAGGGAGTGTTTGAAAACAATTGCTGCTTTCATGAATTCGGATGGAGGAACACTTCTGATAGGCGTCGAAGACAACGGCAACGTTCTTGGGCTTAGTCATGATTTTAGTTTGTTCGGCGGCTCACGTGACAGGTTCGAGCAGACGCTGGTCAACATCATCTTCGAAGCGATTGGAGCAGCGTTCGGCCCCTATTACAGAATTCGATTCGAGCCGATCGATGATAAGCTAGTTTGCGTGGTTGAAGTCGATCCAGTTCGTGATGGCGGCGTCTTTGTGAAGACCGAGAAAGGTAACGAGTTTTTTGTCAGGCAGGGCAACACGACGCGATCACTCGACCCAGCAGAAACGCACGACTACCTAAAGACACGCTGA
- a CDS encoding HNH endonuclease — MITYVLQTLTELHSALDHIYRLAISLPEAPLDRFKAKTANLPRTTEAERMLVQRIGQDVFRDALMNYWGSRCPMTGITQPALLRASHIVPWAECTDEKRLDVHNGLLLSALWDAAFDRGLVSFGDDGLVLASPKLDVKARNALGLAAAPQLLRLHDEHRANLAHHRSRYGF; from the coding sequence TTGATAACCTACGTTCTGCAAACTCTAACGGAGCTCCACAGCGCCCTTGACCATATCTATCGGTTGGCTATCAGCCTTCCAGAGGCGCCGCTCGACCGTTTCAAAGCCAAGACGGCCAATCTTCCTCGGACCACGGAGGCCGAGAGGATGCTCGTTCAGCGAATCGGGCAAGACGTGTTCCGTGACGCCTTGATGAACTATTGGGGCAGTCGCTGCCCAATGACCGGCATCACCCAACCCGCGCTGCTTCGTGCGTCACATATCGTCCCTTGGGCAGAGTGCACGGATGAAAAGCGGCTTGATGTACACAATGGTCTGCTGCTGTCAGCACTATGGGACGCTGCGTTCGATCGTGGGCTTGTCAGTTTTGGCGACGATGGATTGGTGCTCGCAAGTCCGAAGTTGGACGTCAAGGCGCGCAACGCGCTCGGACTGGCTGCCGCTCCTCAACTTCTGCGCTTGCACGACGAGCACCGCGCCAACCTTGCTCATCACCGGAGCCGATATGGATTCTAA
- a CDS encoding UvrD-helicase domain-containing protein has product MLELANTFHRSLDRLTNAEQMATKTVVFDYMADPSRPGLSAHRIDRARDKGFWTIRVNRDLRIVVYKQHQKSVFCYVAHHDDAYSWAARRRFEVHPVTGAAQIIELVEVVREEVRTVAREATRASVLANEDQDYLLSLGVPATYLELVQQVDEDGLLELLPRLPEEAQEALMAIATGERPEPRPVIQTSAEADPFTHPDALRRFWVASDEQMVAQALEKPWAEWLVFLHPSQRAAVEKNVIGPARISGSAGTGKSVVAMHRAAHLARETQSGRILLTTFSKVLSARLSEGMDTLLGFSSEVRQKVEVIHLHAYAHSHASRLKPLAIADDRAIDDLIEQARHDLDATITNEFLRAEWDAVVDYWGIRSFDEYKGIARTGRGAAISVGLRRRLWDVFERVQRQLAAKELHTFGEVCDRLRQRIEEDGARPFTHVVVDEAQDLGPRELRLVAALAPPGPRSLTFAGDVGQRIFRWPFSWLSAGIDVRGRSHRLKVNYRTTTEIRQFSDRLLPARLTEVDGEAEERGVVSLLSGPKPDLKGSTDLAGEVQILANWLSGLRERGIAPSEIAIFARTRRVLQERAAPALKRADMSSIWLVPDKTHEGGNVVLGTLHSAKGLEFRAVAIVACDDSQVPLQVALDLMKEPDEKRLTQERELSLLYVGCTRARDQLLITWSGNPSRFLDAAM; this is encoded by the coding sequence GTGCTTGAGCTCGCTAATACATTTCATCGCAGCCTGGATCGGCTTACAAATGCCGAGCAAATGGCGACCAAGACCGTAGTGTTCGACTATATGGCCGACCCATCCAGACCTGGATTGTCGGCGCATCGCATAGACAGGGCTAGGGACAAGGGATTCTGGACCATCAGGGTCAACCGTGACTTGCGCATCGTGGTCTATAAGCAGCACCAAAAGTCGGTCTTTTGCTACGTCGCTCATCACGACGACGCCTATTCCTGGGCAGCACGTCGGCGGTTCGAGGTACACCCTGTCACCGGTGCGGCGCAAATAATCGAACTCGTTGAAGTTGTTCGCGAGGAAGTCAGAACTGTTGCTCGCGAGGCCACGAGGGCCAGCGTCCTCGCGAATGAGGACCAGGATTATCTGCTCTCGCTCGGCGTGCCCGCGACTTATCTCGAGCTTGTGCAACAAGTTGACGAAGACGGCTTGCTTGAACTGCTACCACGGCTACCGGAGGAAGCGCAGGAAGCTTTGATGGCCATCGCGACCGGTGAGCGTCCGGAGCCTCGTCCGGTTATACAAACCAGCGCTGAAGCCGATCCCTTTACACATCCCGATGCTCTGCGGCGCTTCTGGGTTGCTAGTGACGAGCAGATGGTCGCTCAGGCACTTGAGAAGCCGTGGGCGGAGTGGCTCGTTTTTCTTCATCCCTCACAGCGAGCTGCCGTCGAGAAGAATGTTATCGGGCCCGCACGAATATCCGGATCGGCCGGAACCGGAAAGAGCGTCGTTGCCATGCACCGCGCCGCTCACTTGGCACGTGAAACTCAGTCCGGAAGAATCCTGCTGACGACGTTCTCGAAAGTCTTATCGGCGAGACTATCCGAGGGAATGGATACGTTGCTGGGGTTCTCATCTGAGGTACGGCAAAAAGTTGAAGTAATCCACCTTCATGCTTACGCCCATAGTCATGCGTCGCGGCTCAAGCCGCTGGCGATTGCTGACGACCGCGCGATCGATGACCTCATTGAACAGGCGCGGCATGACTTGGATGCAACCATAACGAACGAGTTTCTAAGGGCTGAATGGGACGCCGTCGTTGACTATTGGGGCATCAGATCGTTTGACGAATATAAAGGCATCGCACGCACCGGCCGCGGCGCGGCCATTAGCGTTGGTCTTCGTCGGCGATTATGGGACGTTTTCGAACGTGTGCAGCGGCAACTAGCTGCAAAAGAACTGCATACGTTTGGCGAGGTCTGCGATCGGTTACGACAGCGGATCGAGGAAGACGGGGCCCGACCATTCACACATGTCGTAGTGGATGAAGCTCAAGACCTGGGTCCGCGTGAGTTGAGATTAGTCGCCGCCCTGGCACCGCCCGGCCCTCGCTCGCTGACATTTGCCGGGGATGTGGGTCAGCGCATCTTCCGCTGGCCCTTCTCCTGGCTGAGCGCCGGCATTGACGTTCGTGGACGATCTCACCGTCTTAAGGTCAACTATCGAACGACTACCGAGATACGCCAATTCTCGGACCGCCTCTTGCCAGCTCGTCTTACCGAGGTGGACGGAGAAGCGGAAGAGCGTGGGGTCGTCTCACTGTTGAGCGGGCCCAAACCGGATCTCAAAGGTTCGACCGACCTTGCTGGAGAAGTACAGATCCTGGCCAACTGGCTCAGTGGCCTTCGTGAACGCGGTATTGCACCCAGTGAAATCGCGATCTTTGCGCGCACAAGGCGGGTGCTTCAGGAAAGGGCCGCCCCCGCATTGAAACGCGCTGACATGAGCAGCATCTGGCTCGTGCCGGACAAGACCCATGAAGGCGGAAACGTCGTTCTGGGTACACTTCATTCCGCCAAAGGCCTTGAGTTTCGAGCAGTCGCAATCGTTGCATGCGACGACTCCCAAGTGCCCCTCCAGGTCGCCCTGGACTTGATGAAGGAGCCTGACGAGAAGCGCCTGACCCAAGAACGGGAACTAAGCCTGTTGTACGTCGGCTGCACCAGGGCTCGCGATCAACTGCTGATAACCTGGTCCGGAAACCCATCGCGATTTCTCGATGCTGCGATGTAA